A window of Micromonospora sp. WMMC415 genomic DNA:
GCCGCCCGGCATCCCCGCGCCGGTACGCGGCCGGCCGCCACCGCCCTTCGTGCCCTTGCGCTTGTTCTTCGGCGACTTGGTCGCCTTCCGGCGACCACCCGGCAGGCCCATCATGCCGCCCATCTGCTTCATCATCTTCTGCGCGTCGGCGAAGCGGTTGAGCAGCTGGTTGACGTCCATCACGGTGACGCCGGAGCCGTTGGCGATCCGGGCCCGCCGCGAGCCGTTGATGATCTTCGGGTTGGTGCGCTCGGCCGGGGTCATCGACCGGATGATCGCGGTCACCCGGTCGAAGTGCTTGTCGTCCAGCTCGGCGAGCTGGTCCTTCATCTGCCCCATGCCGGGCATCATCGCCAGCACGTTGGCGATCGGCCCCATCCGCCGGACGGCGATGAGCTGGTCGAGGAAGTCCTCCAGGGTGAACTGTTCGCCGCCCATCAGCTTGGCGGTCATCTTCTCCTTCTGATCGGTGTCGAAGGCCTGTTCGGCCTGCTCGATCAGAGTGAGGACGTCGCCCATGCCGAGGATCCGGCTGGCCATCCGGTCGGGGTGGAAGACGTCGAAGTCCTCCAGCTTCTCGCCGGTGGAGGCGAAGAGGATCGGCTGCCCGGTGACCTCCCGGACCGACAGCGCGGCACCACCACGGGCGTCGCCGTCGAGCTTGGAGAGGACCACACCGGTGATGCCCACGCCGTCGCGGAACGCCTCGGCGGTGCGCACGGCGTCCTGACCGACCATCGCGTCGATGACGAAGATGACCTCGTCCGGGTCGACCGCGTCGCGGATGTCGGCGGCCTGCTGCATCATCTCGGCGTCGATACCGAGCCGGCCGGCCGTGTCGACGACGACGATGTCGCGGGCGGCCCGCTTCGCGTGCTCGATCGAGGCCCGCGCCACCTGCACCGGGTCGCCGACGCCGTTGCCGGGCTCCGGGGCGTACACCTCGACGCCGGCGCGACCACCGAGCACCTGGAGCTGCCCGACGGCGTTGGGGCGCTGCAGGTCGGCGGCGACCAGCAGCGGCTGGTGACCCTGGGCCTTGAGCCAGCGGGCGAGCTTGCCGGCGAGGGTGGTCT
This region includes:
- the ffh gene encoding signal recognition particle protein; translation: MFDTLSDRLSGIFTKLRGKGRLTDADIDATAREIRLALLEADVALPVVKGFIANVKERARGAEVSQALNPAQQIIKIVNEELITVLGGEGRRLQFAKQPPTVIMLAGLQGSGKTTLAGKLARWLKAQGHQPLLVAADLQRPNAVGQLQVLGGRAGVEVYAPEPGNGVGDPVQVARASIEHAKRAARDIVVVDTAGRLGIDAEMMQQAADIRDAVDPDEVIFVIDAMVGQDAVRTAEAFRDGVGITGVVLSKLDGDARGGAALSVREVTGQPILFASTGEKLEDFDVFHPDRMASRILGMGDVLTLIEQAEQAFDTDQKEKMTAKLMGGEQFTLEDFLDQLIAVRRMGPIANVLAMMPGMGQMKDQLAELDDKHFDRVTAIIRSMTPAERTNPKIINGSRRARIANGSGVTVMDVNQLLNRFADAQKMMKQMGGMMGLPGGRRKATKSPKNKRKGTKGGGGRPRTGAGMPGGFPGGMPQLPPGMGPDDLAGQGLPPGFKLPKIDFNKLGKGDKRPG